A window of the Lysinibacillus irui genome harbors these coding sequences:
- a CDS encoding spore germination protein: MEQMINLKMLKSLFQRSADVIFQQYKFQQYTVHFITCDAMVDEQILQTVIVQRVQDLLNNSSDEMLAEQIEQHLQIPYLQKVLTKEDILTRVYKGHVLLYFEENQLLYSSNISKRPNREPGETTLELVVKGPRDDFIEDIFINIALLRKRLPTNSFSVETLEIGKRSKTTVAILFMEDIVNLNMLEQIRLQLQKIDTDIVVNGDLLMEAIEKTATILPRHDYTGRPDFAVQALIRGRILLMIDGVSYAMITPTNIMLLFKSAEDNEYPIIVSSMERVLRIVGIMISMLLPGFWLALTTFHQEQLPFLLLATVVESRTGLPFPTILEILLMLFMFELFREANLRLPSAVSGSVSVVGGLIIGDAAIKAGVTSPSMIVVIAISSIAAFTLVNQSFVTAMSIFRLIIIIASAFLGLFGFFISVFFILLYTANMQVLGVPYINFSADFEKGNIRKSLLRVSPKGYSKRPSFLKPQDRTRTSSKNK, translated from the coding sequence ATGGAACAAATGATTAATTTGAAAATGCTGAAATCACTATTTCAACGCTCTGCTGATGTGATATTCCAACAGTATAAATTTCAGCAATATACGGTACATTTTATAACTTGTGATGCGATGGTAGACGAGCAAATACTTCAAACAGTGATTGTTCAACGGGTTCAAGACTTATTAAATAATAGCTCTGACGAAATGCTAGCAGAACAAATAGAACAGCATTTACAAATTCCTTATCTTCAAAAGGTACTAACGAAAGAGGATATACTGACAAGAGTTTATAAGGGCCACGTATTATTGTATTTTGAGGAAAATCAATTATTATATTCGAGCAATATTTCAAAACGACCTAACCGAGAGCCTGGAGAAACAACACTTGAATTAGTAGTTAAAGGACCTAGAGATGACTTTATTGAAGATATATTCATTAATATTGCTTTGTTAAGAAAACGATTACCAACCAATTCATTTAGTGTCGAGACATTAGAAATTGGTAAACGTTCTAAAACTACAGTAGCGATCCTTTTTATGGAAGATATTGTGAACCTCAATATGCTGGAGCAAATTCGATTACAATTACAAAAGATTGATACGGATATCGTTGTCAATGGTGATTTATTAATGGAAGCAATCGAGAAAACTGCCACGATTCTTCCAAGACATGACTATACCGGAAGACCAGATTTTGCAGTCCAGGCATTGATTAGGGGAAGAATACTTCTCATGATTGATGGTGTTTCGTATGCCATGATTACACCAACAAATATTATGTTGCTTTTTAAATCGGCAGAAGATAATGAATATCCTATTATTGTCAGTTCAATGGAACGAGTGCTACGAATTGTAGGCATAATGATTAGTATGTTATTACCCGGCTTTTGGCTTGCATTAACAACTTTCCATCAAGAACAGCTACCTTTTCTACTTCTTGCAACGGTTGTAGAGTCAAGAACGGGTTTACCATTTCCAACGATTTTAGAAATACTACTAATGCTATTTATGTTTGAACTGTTTCGTGAAGCGAACTTACGTCTACCCAGTGCTGTCAGTGGCTCCGTTAGTGTGGTAGGTGGCTTAATTATCGGCGATGCTGCGATAAAAGCTGGTGTTACAAGCCCTTCGATGATTGTGGTGATTGCCATTTCAAGTATTGCTGCTTTTACACTTGTTAATCAATCATTCGTGACAGCTATGAGTATTTTCCGATTAATCATCATTATTGCATCTGCATTTTTGGGTTTATTTGGGTTTTTTATTTCAGTCTTCTTCATTCTACTGTATACAGCAAATATGCAAGTACTAGGTGTACCATATATTAACTTTAGTGCAGATTTTGAAAAAGGCAATATTAGAAAATCTTTATTACGTGTTTCTCCAAAGGGCTATAGCAAGCGACCTTCCTTTTTAAAGCCACAAGATCGAACACGTACTTCAAGTAAAAATAAATAA
- a CDS encoding ATP-binding protein, which produces MKNRKVKLILILSTFLLCLFTSLNIFTSYVKIKKTVEESIANQSLEAARSIASSIDTDAYQQFLNNPQENAYYWKVRSYLNDARIKLGALFVYTLKVDNPEVSTAMITGMPKEMREGFEIGVVCTVPAKEVEKAYNGETYVTEVIHDSIHGSYLSVGAPIKDDNGKIIGFLGIDISADTLNGIKGKVIEDNLFIFIFNGVFILIVIGSFLFLQRWYQKEVAKEVGATEDTYQAEIKALITSVSSLRHDFTNHIQVLHGLLQLEKTEQAKQYLSSLSKEVQAIKSLKLNIDHPGLSILLQTKKLTAQNHNIDMDFTISQDDFNKIKTTDLIKILSNLIDNAIDAAVELPEGQRKIMICCRADEAQYEFKITNTGPNIAHPDQIFKQGFSTKKLENGRLRGQGLFIVKEIVSKYNGHISIDSSTHLETTAIVNIPIK; this is translated from the coding sequence ATGAAAAATCGAAAAGTAAAACTAATATTAATTCTATCAACGTTTTTATTATGTTTGTTTACAAGTTTAAACATCTTTACATCCTATGTAAAAATTAAAAAGACCGTTGAGGAGTCGATTGCCAATCAAAGTTTAGAGGCTGCCCGTTCCATTGCTTCATCTATTGATACGGATGCTTATCAGCAATTTTTGAATAATCCACAGGAAAATGCGTATTATTGGAAAGTAAGAAGCTACTTAAACGATGCAAGAATAAAACTGGGTGCACTATTTGTTTACACCCTAAAGGTGGATAATCCAGAAGTATCGACAGCCATGATTACAGGGATGCCAAAAGAAATGAGAGAGGGCTTCGAAATTGGGGTAGTTTGTACCGTTCCCGCGAAGGAAGTTGAAAAAGCTTATAACGGTGAAACCTATGTTACAGAGGTCATACATGACTCTATACATGGTTCCTACTTATCAGTTGGCGCACCCATCAAAGATGACAATGGGAAAATTATTGGGTTTTTAGGTATTGATATTAGCGCAGATACTTTAAATGGTATTAAAGGTAAAGTCATTGAAGACAATCTATTTATTTTTATCTTTAATGGAGTCTTTATTTTAATTGTCATTGGTTCTTTTTTATTTTTACAGAGATGGTATCAAAAGGAAGTAGCGAAAGAAGTTGGTGCTACTGAAGACACATATCAAGCAGAAATCAAAGCATTGATTACGTCGGTGTCATCATTACGTCATGATTTTACGAATCATATTCAAGTATTACACGGTCTTCTTCAATTAGAAAAGACTGAGCAAGCCAAACAATATTTGTCTTCACTATCCAAAGAGGTTCAAGCAATTAAATCATTAAAGTTAAATATTGATCATCCAGGTTTATCCATATTATTGCAAACGAAAAAGTTAACGGCACAGAATCATAACATCGATATGGATTTTACTATCTCTCAAGATGACTTTAATAAGATTAAAACGACAGATTTAATCAAGATTCTATCGAACTTAATTGATAATGCCATAGATGCTGCAGTAGAGTTACCGGAGGGACAACGTAAAATAATGATTTGCTGTCGAGCAGATGAAGCACAATATGAATTTAAAATTACCAATACAGGTCCAAATATTGCTCATCCTGACCAAATATTTAAACAAGGTTTCTCAACGAAAAAACTTGAGAATGGTAGACTAAGAGGACAAGGATTATTTATAGTTAAAGAAATTGTTTCAAAATATAATGGTCATATTTCGATCGATTCATCAACACATTTAGAAACGACTGCCATTGTTAATATACCAATAAAATAA